A stretch of Sinorhizobium meliloti DNA encodes these proteins:
- a CDS encoding DeoR/GlpR family DNA-binding transcription regulator, translating to MYLTGRQAEILELAKTEGRVLVEDLAQRFSVTPQTIRKDLNDLCDARVLNRIHGGAIFPSGKENVRYESRRQIAAAEKQAIGRAAAALIPDNSSLFINIGTTTEAVGEALLDHRELMIITNNINVANRLRVFPSIEVVIAGGVVRGSDGGIVGEAAVDFIKQFKVDFAVIGASAIDSDGALLDFDYREVKVAQAIIANARHVILVSDSTKFERTAPVRIGHISQVQTFITDRCIIENVRKICADQDVRLVETEV from the coding sequence ATGTATCTGACCGGACGACAGGCGGAGATTTTGGAACTGGCGAAAACGGAAGGCCGCGTGCTGGTCGAGGATCTCGCCCAGCGCTTTTCCGTTACGCCGCAGACGATCCGCAAGGATCTGAACGATCTCTGCGACGCCAGGGTTTTGAACCGCATTCACGGCGGCGCCATTTTTCCGAGCGGCAAGGAAAACGTCAGATACGAATCCCGCCGCCAGATCGCCGCAGCGGAAAAGCAGGCGATCGGCCGCGCCGCGGCCGCGCTCATCCCGGACAATTCTTCGCTCTTCATCAATATCGGCACCACGACGGAAGCAGTCGGAGAAGCGCTCCTCGACCACCGGGAACTGATGATCATCACCAACAACATCAACGTTGCCAACAGGTTGCGGGTCTTCCCCTCGATCGAGGTGGTGATCGCCGGCGGGGTCGTGCGCGGCTCCGACGGCGGCATCGTCGGAGAGGCCGCCGTCGACTTCATCAAGCAGTTCAAGGTGGATTTCGCGGTGATCGGCGCCTCGGCGATCGACTCCGACGGAGCCCTGCTCGATTTCGACTATCGCGAAGTGAAGGTGGCGCAGGCGATCATCGCCAATGCGCGCCATGTCATCCTCGTTTCGGATTCGACGAAATTCGAACGCACCGCGCCGGTGCGTATCGGCCATATCTCGCAGGTGCAGACGTTCATCACCGACCGCTGCATCATTGAAAACGTTCGGAAAATCTGTGCTGACCAGGATGTGAGGCTGGTCGAGACCGAGGTCTGA
- a CDS encoding SDR family NAD(P)-dependent oxidoreductase, with protein MYHPALFKGMNVVVTGGGRGIGLEVARQFLDCGARVLVHMGRTIAADRPEFLDLAAAEGRAFLAAADFLAEGGVESLADVARSRFDSVDVLVNNAGTMVGRFPAADLTDEQYRMVVQLNQTSVVEMTRTMLPLLRKGTHPAIVNTVSISARMGGSPGSSIYSATKAFVATYSKALARELAPDGIRVNCVSPGTITTDFHERYSTPEKLEATRKTIPLGRLGTAEDCAPAYLFLAAHALSGYITGQVLEVNGGQLIA; from the coding sequence ATGTATCATCCGGCCTTGTTCAAGGGCATGAACGTGGTGGTCACCGGCGGCGGCAGGGGCATCGGCCTCGAGGTCGCACGGCAGTTCCTCGACTGCGGTGCGCGCGTGCTGGTGCATATGGGGCGGACGATCGCCGCCGACCGCCCGGAGTTTCTCGATCTTGCAGCGGCCGAGGGCAGGGCATTCCTCGCGGCGGCGGATTTCCTTGCCGAGGGGGGCGTCGAGAGCCTCGCCGATGTCGCGAGGAGCCGCTTCGACAGCGTCGATGTCCTCGTCAACAATGCCGGCACGATGGTCGGCCGTTTTCCGGCGGCCGATCTCACCGATGAGCAATACCGCATGGTCGTGCAGCTCAACCAGACCTCGGTCGTGGAGATGACCCGGACGATGCTGCCGCTCCTGCGCAAGGGCACGCATCCTGCGATCGTCAACACGGTTTCGATCTCGGCGCGCATGGGCGGCAGTCCGGGCTCTTCGATCTACTCTGCCACCAAAGCTTTCGTCGCAACCTATTCGAAGGCGCTGGCGCGTGAACTTGCGCCGGACGGCATCCGTGTCAACTGCGTCTCGCCCGGCACGATCACGACGGATTTCCACGAGCGCTATTCGACGCCGGAGAAGCTGGAAGCGACGCGCAAGACGATCCCGCTCGGCCGGCTCGGGACGGCGGAGGATTGCGCGCCGGCCTATCTCTTCCTCGCCGCACACGCGCTTTCGGGCTATATCACCGGCCAGGTCCTGGAGGTGAACGGTGGGCAGCTCATCGCTTGA
- a CDS encoding formate dehydrogenase beta subunit, which produces MTVRIYIPRDAAALALGAEKVVEAMAGEIAARGLDATIVRNGSRGMHWLEPLVEVETAGGRVAYGPVKASDVASLLDAGLISGGAHPLCLGKTEEIPFLKRQTRLTFARCGVIDPLSLEDYRAHRGLLGLERAIAMQPAAIVAEVTESGLRGRGGAGFPTGIKWKTVLEARGPRKYIVCNADEGDSGTFADRMIMEGDPFVLIEGMAIAGIATGATKGYIYTRSEYPHAIAVMSAAIEIARAAGVLGASVLGSAHAFDMEVRTGAGAYVCGEETSLLNSLEGKRGLVRAKPPLPAHKGLFDRPTVINNVISLASVPVILDKGAGYYRDFGMGRSRGTIPLQIAGNVKHGGLFETAFGLTLGEIVDEIGGGTASARPVKAVQVGGPLGAYFPRALFDTPFDYEAFAARDGLIGHAGIVVFDDTADMLKQARFAMEFCAVESCGKCTPCRIGSTRGVEVADRIAAGIEPEKNRELLADLCNTMKFGSLCALGGFTPYPVMSAMTHFPEDFSPVPVVEAAE; this is translated from the coding sequence ATGACCGTCAGGATCTACATTCCCCGGGATGCGGCGGCCCTTGCGCTTGGCGCCGAAAAGGTGGTGGAGGCGATGGCCGGCGAGATTGCCGCACGCGGGCTCGACGCCACGATCGTCCGCAACGGCTCGCGCGGCATGCACTGGCTTGAGCCGCTGGTCGAAGTCGAAACGGCCGGAGGGCGCGTCGCCTACGGCCCGGTGAAGGCGAGCGACGTCGCCTCGCTTCTCGATGCCGGGCTGATTTCGGGTGGCGCGCATCCGCTCTGCCTCGGCAAGACCGAGGAGATTCCATTTCTCAAGCGACAGACGCGGCTTACCTTTGCCCGCTGCGGCGTCATCGATCCTCTCTCGCTCGAAGATTATCGCGCTCATCGGGGCTTGCTCGGTCTCGAGCGGGCGATCGCAATGCAACCAGCGGCGATCGTTGCCGAGGTCACCGAAAGCGGCCTTCGCGGCCGCGGCGGCGCCGGCTTCCCGACCGGCATCAAATGGAAGACCGTCCTGGAGGCGCGAGGGCCGCGGAAATACATCGTCTGCAATGCCGACGAGGGCGACAGCGGGACTTTTGCCGACCGGATGATCATGGAAGGTGATCCCTTCGTGCTGATCGAAGGCATGGCGATCGCCGGTATCGCGACCGGTGCGACCAAGGGCTACATCTATACCCGTTCGGAATATCCGCATGCGATCGCGGTGATGAGCGCGGCGATCGAGATCGCCCGGGCCGCCGGTGTGCTCGGCGCTTCGGTGCTCGGCTCGGCGCACGCCTTCGACATGGAAGTGCGCACCGGCGCCGGCGCCTATGTCTGCGGCGAGGAGACCTCGCTCCTGAACAGCCTCGAAGGCAAGCGCGGGCTCGTGCGCGCCAAGCCGCCGCTGCCGGCACACAAGGGTCTTTTCGACCGCCCGACCGTCATCAACAACGTCATCTCGCTTGCTTCCGTGCCGGTGATCCTCGACAAGGGCGCCGGTTACTATCGCGATTTCGGCATGGGCCGGTCGCGCGGAACGATCCCGCTGCAGATCGCCGGCAACGTCAAGCATGGAGGGCTCTTCGAGACCGCATTCGGCCTGACGCTCGGCGAGATCGTCGACGAGATCGGCGGCGGCACGGCGAGCGCCCGGCCGGTCAAGGCCGTCCAGGTCGGCGGCCCGCTCGGCGCCTATTTCCCGCGGGCGCTGTTCGATACGCCCTTCGACTACGAGGCATTTGCCGCCAGAGACGGGCTCATCGGTCATGCCGGCATCGTCGTCTTCGACGACACGGCAGACATGCTGAAGCAGGCGCGTTTCGCGATGGAATTCTGTGCCGTCGAAAGCTGCGGCAAGTGCACCCCCTGCCGCATCGGTTCGACACGCGGCGTCGAGGTGGCCGACAGGATTGCCGCCGGCATCGAGCCGGAGAAGAACCGCGAACTGCTCGCCGATCTCTGCAACACGATGAAGTTCGGTTCCCTCTGCGCCCTTGGCGGCTTCACGCCCTATCCGGTGATGAGCGCGATGACGCACTTCCCGGAGGATTTTTCACCGGTGCCGGTGGTGGAGGCTGCGGAATGA
- a CDS encoding ABC transporter ATP-binding protein: protein MLEMKKISKVVGGETHIHPTDLVLERGTLNVLLGPTLSGKTSLMRLMAGLDKPASGSIFFDGADVTGVPVQKRSVAMVYQQFINYPAMTVYENIASPMRIKRADGATVDREVRKAAELLKLTPYLDRTPLNLSGGQQQRTALARAIVKNADLVLLDEPLANLDYKLREELREELPKIFAASGAIFVYATTEPSEALLLGGNTATLSEGRITQFGRTIDVYRRPVDIVTARTFADPPLNTIGLLKTGSQFVLEGKPVLAVPSHLRSLADGPCTVAFQPHHLSFGQPDGSDEPLTVKTAISEITGSESFIHVAFAGARWVMLAPGIHEIEPDAMLKVFVDTRHLMAFGPDGRAVGGMA from the coding sequence ATGCTTGAAATGAAGAAGATATCCAAGGTCGTGGGTGGAGAGACGCACATCCACCCGACCGACCTTGTGCTGGAGAGGGGGACGCTCAACGTGCTGCTCGGCCCGACGCTCTCCGGCAAGACGTCGCTGATGCGGCTGATGGCAGGTCTCGACAAGCCCGCCTCCGGTTCGATCTTTTTCGACGGTGCCGACGTTACCGGCGTTCCGGTTCAGAAGCGCTCGGTTGCCATGGTCTATCAGCAGTTCATCAACTATCCGGCGATGACGGTGTACGAGAACATCGCCTCGCCGATGCGGATCAAGCGCGCCGACGGCGCCACCGTCGACCGCGAAGTGCGCAAGGCGGCGGAACTCCTGAAGCTCACGCCCTATCTCGACCGCACGCCGCTCAACCTGTCCGGCGGTCAGCAGCAGCGCACCGCGCTCGCCCGCGCCATCGTCAAGAATGCCGATCTGGTGCTGCTCGACGAGCCGCTTGCCAATCTCGACTACAAGCTGCGGGAGGAACTGCGCGAGGAACTGCCGAAGATCTTCGCCGCATCCGGCGCGATCTTCGTCTACGCGACGACAGAGCCGTCGGAAGCGCTTTTGCTCGGCGGCAATACCGCCACCCTGAGCGAGGGAAGGATCACCCAGTTCGGCCGCACCATCGACGTCTATCGCCGCCCGGTCGACATCGTCACGGCCCGCACATTTGCCGATCCGCCGCTGAACACCATCGGCCTGCTGAAGACGGGGTCGCAGTTCGTGCTTGAAGGTAAGCCGGTGCTCGCCGTTCCCTCCCATCTTCGCTCCCTCGCCGACGGTCCTTGCACGGTGGCCTTCCAGCCGCATCACCTTTCTTTCGGCCAGCCGGACGGCAGCGACGAGCCGCTGACCGTAAAAACGGCGATCTCGGAGATCACCGGATCCGAAAGTTTCATTCACGTCGCCTTCGCGGGCGCCCGCTGGGTCATGCTCGCACCCGGCATTCACGAGATCGAACCGGACGCAATGCTAAAGGTCTTCGTCGATACCCGCCACCTCATGGCTTTCGGGCCGGACGGCAGGGCTGTCGGCGGGATGGCCTGA
- the glpD gene encoding glycerol-3-phosphate dehydrogenase produces the protein MSEQTIFDVFVIGGGINGCGIARDAAGRGYSVALAEMSDFASGTSSGSTKLIHGGLRYLEHYEFRLVREALMEREVLWAMAPHVIWPMRFVLPFHKGGPRPAWLIRLGLFLYDHIGGRKLLPATKTLDMTRDPAGAPLKGLFTKAFEYSDGWVDDARLVVLNARDAADRGARIMARTRVVSARREGGRWAIEIESTETGARATMRARMLVNAAGPWVDRVLSEAVGNNDVRNVRLVQGSHIVVKKKFDDPRAYFFQNPDGRIMFAIPYQDEFTLIGTTDRDFTGNPADVRISDAEIDYLCRAASEYFSDPVGREDIVWTYSAVRPLFDDGASKAQEATRDYVLRVENGDAPLLNVFGGKLTTYRRLAESALEKIGETIGEKGRKWTAVSHLPGGDFPAAGYDDEVAKLRTRYPFLTASHARRLVRLYGTRAAQLLGNAASEADLGKHFGADLYAAEVDWLIVQEWALRAEDVLWRRTKLGLKFSRAQTAELEEYMRGAVNAAA, from the coding sequence GTGTCAGAGCAGACGATCTTCGACGTCTTCGTCATAGGCGGCGGCATCAACGGATGCGGCATCGCGCGTGATGCGGCTGGCCGCGGATATTCCGTCGCGCTGGCGGAGATGAGCGATTTCGCCTCCGGAACATCCTCCGGCTCGACCAAGCTCATCCATGGCGGCTTGCGCTATCTCGAACATTATGAATTCCGCCTCGTGCGCGAAGCCCTGATGGAGCGCGAAGTCCTCTGGGCGATGGCGCCGCACGTGATCTGGCCGATGCGCTTCGTGCTGCCCTTCCACAAGGGTGGTCCGCGGCCGGCATGGCTGATCCGCCTCGGCCTCTTCCTTTACGATCATATAGGCGGCCGTAAGCTTCTGCCGGCGACGAAGACGCTCGACATGACGCGCGATCCCGCGGGCGCACCGCTGAAGGGCCTCTTCACCAAAGCATTCGAATATTCGGACGGCTGGGTCGACGATGCTCGCCTCGTGGTGCTGAACGCGCGCGACGCCGCCGACCGCGGCGCGAGGATCATGGCACGCACCCGCGTCGTCTCGGCGCGCCGCGAGGGCGGCCGTTGGGCAATCGAAATCGAGAGCACGGAGACGGGCGCGCGCGCGACGATGCGCGCCCGCATGCTCGTCAATGCCGCGGGCCCCTGGGTGGACCGGGTTCTCTCCGAAGCGGTCGGCAACAACGACGTCCGCAATGTCCGCCTGGTCCAGGGCAGCCATATCGTCGTGAAGAAGAAGTTCGACGATCCGCGCGCCTATTTCTTCCAGAACCCGGACGGGCGGATCATGTTCGCCATTCCTTACCAGGACGAGTTCACGCTGATCGGAACCACCGATCGCGATTTCACCGGCAATCCGGCTGACGTGCGCATCAGCGATGCGGAGATAGATTATCTCTGCAGGGCGGCGAGCGAATATTTCAGCGACCCGGTCGGCAGAGAGGATATCGTGTGGACCTATTCCGCCGTGCGCCCCCTTTTCGATGACGGTGCGAGCAAGGCGCAGGAGGCGACCCGCGACTATGTGCTGCGCGTCGAGAACGGCGATGCACCGCTGCTCAACGTCTTCGGCGGCAAGCTCACCACCTACAGGCGGCTTGCGGAATCGGCGCTCGAGAAGATCGGCGAGACCATCGGGGAAAAGGGCAGGAAATGGACGGCCGTATCGCATCTGCCGGGCGGCGATTTTCCGGCCGCCGGCTATGACGACGAGGTCGCGAAGCTCAGGACGCGCTATCCTTTCCTGACCGCTTCCCACGCCCGCCGGCTGGTACGGCTCTACGGCACGCGGGCGGCGCAGCTTCTCGGCAATGCCGCGAGCGAGGCCGACCTCGGAAAGCACTTCGGCGCGGATCTCTATGCTGCGGAAGTGGATTGGCTCATCGTGCAGGAATGGGCATTGCGCGCGGAGGACGTGCTTTGGCGCCGCACGAAACTGGGACTGAAGTTTTCGCGGGCGCAAACCGCGGAACTGGAGGAATATATGCGGGGCGCGGTCAACGCGGCCGCCTGA
- a CDS encoding ABC transporter ATP-binding protein, translated as MARINLEHIRHAYGARPKSESDYALREVHHEWNDGGAYALLGPSGCGKTTLLNIISGLINPSEGRILFDGTDVTHLTTQQRNIAQVFQFPVIYDTMTVYDNLAFPLRNRHVPETEVDRRVKEILEMTGLGSWAKKTARGLTADQKQKISLGRGLVRSDVSAILFDEPLTVIDPEMKWVLRSQIKRLHKQFGFTMVYVTHDQTEALTFADKVVVMYDGQIVQIGTPAELFERPRHTFVGYFIGSPGMNVLPAEIAGNTAAVGDQRIALNFQPQIKAGARIELGIRPEFISLGREGMPVAVTKVEDIGRHKVVRARFADRPISIIVDEDGEIPAEPRVTFDPKAINIYADSWRVGGEA; from the coding sequence ATGGCACGCATCAATCTCGAACATATCCGCCACGCCTACGGCGCCAGGCCGAAGTCGGAGTCCGATTACGCCCTGAGAGAGGTCCATCACGAATGGAACGACGGCGGCGCCTATGCGCTGCTCGGCCCTTCCGGCTGCGGCAAGACCACGCTGCTCAACATCATTTCGGGGCTGATCAACCCTTCCGAGGGTCGCATCCTTTTCGATGGAACCGACGTCACGCATCTGACGACGCAGCAGCGCAACATCGCCCAGGTGTTCCAGTTCCCTGTCATCTACGACACGATGACCGTCTACGACAATCTCGCCTTCCCGCTGCGCAACCGGCATGTGCCCGAAACCGAGGTCGACCGCCGCGTCAAGGAAATCCTAGAGATGACCGGGCTCGGCAGCTGGGCCAAGAAGACCGCGCGCGGGCTGACCGCCGACCAGAAGCAGAAGATTTCGCTCGGCCGCGGCCTCGTGCGCTCGGACGTCAGCGCCATCCTCTTCGACGAGCCGCTGACCGTCATCGATCCGGAAATGAAATGGGTCCTGCGCTCGCAGATCAAGCGGCTGCACAAGCAGTTCGGCTTCACCATGGTCTATGTGACGCACGACCAGACCGAGGCGCTCACCTTCGCCGACAAGGTCGTCGTCATGTATGACGGCCAGATCGTCCAGATCGGCACGCCGGCCGAGCTTTTCGAGCGGCCGCGCCACACCTTCGTCGGTTATTTCATCGGCTCTCCCGGCATGAACGTGCTGCCGGCCGAGATCGCCGGCAACACGGCAGCCGTCGGCGACCAGAGGATCGCGCTCAATTTCCAGCCGCAGATCAAGGCCGGCGCCAGGATCGAACTCGGCATCCGTCCGGAATTCATTTCCCTCGGCCGCGAAGGCATGCCGGTCGCCGTCACGAAGGTCGAGGATATCGGCCGCCATAAGGTCGTGCGCGCCCGCTTCGCCGACCGGCCGATCTCGATCATCGTCGACGAGGACGGCGAGATCCCCGCCGAGCCGCGTGTCACCTTCGATCCGAAGGCAATCAACATCTACGCCGATTCCTGGCGCGTCGGCGGGGAGGCCTGA
- a CDS encoding formate dehydrogenase subunit gamma, producing the protein MNIHLPRADVTERTLAIVGELKGLEGPLIPILHEIQDEFGYVPEESLPVIARELNLSRAEVYGVVTFYHDFREHPAGRHVLKLCRAEACQSMGGDRLAERAKALLGIDFHETTPDGAVTLEPVYCLGLCSCSPSAMLDGEVHARLDETVLEALVAEARR; encoded by the coding sequence GTGAATATCCATCTGCCGCGTGCAGACGTGACCGAACGGACGCTGGCGATCGTCGGCGAACTCAAGGGGCTCGAAGGCCCGCTTATTCCCATTCTGCACGAAATCCAGGACGAGTTCGGCTATGTGCCGGAGGAGAGCCTGCCGGTGATCGCGCGGGAACTCAATCTGTCGCGCGCCGAAGTCTATGGCGTGGTTACCTTCTATCACGATTTTCGCGAGCACCCGGCCGGGCGTCATGTGCTGAAGCTCTGTCGCGCCGAAGCCTGCCAGTCGATGGGCGGCGACCGGCTTGCGGAGCGCGCCAAAGCGCTTCTCGGGATCGATTTCCATGAGACGACGCCGGACGGCGCCGTGACGCTCGAGCCGGTCTACTGTCTCGGGCTCTGTTCCTGCTCGCCGTCGGCGATGCTCGACGGCGAGGTTCATGCGCGGCTCGACGAAACAGTGCTCGAGGCGCTGGTTGCGGAGGCGCGCCGATGA
- a CDS encoding carbohydrate ABC transporter permease, with protein sequence MEKTWNNKAWFMVLPVLVLVAFSAVIPLMTVVNYSVQDTFGNNEFFWAGTDWFLDVLESDRFWDALTRNLIFSAIILAIEIPLGIVIALNMPKRGIGVPICLVLMALPLLIPWNVVGTIWQVFGRVDIGLLGRTLASLGINYNYVQNPLDAWVTLIVMDVWHWTSLVVLLCYAGLVSIPDAYYQAAKIDGASRWSVFRYIQLPKMKRVLLIAFLLRFMDSFMIYTEPFVVTGGGPGNSTTFLSIDLVKTAIGQFDLGPAAALSIIYFLIILLLSWIFYTVMTTSDAQG encoded by the coding sequence ATGGAAAAGACCTGGAACAACAAGGCCTGGTTCATGGTCCTGCCGGTGCTGGTGCTCGTCGCCTTCTCGGCGGTGATCCCGCTGATGACCGTCGTCAACTATTCGGTCCAGGACACATTCGGCAATAACGAGTTCTTCTGGGCCGGCACCGACTGGTTCCTGGACGTGCTCGAATCCGACCGCTTCTGGGATGCGCTCACCCGCAACCTGATCTTCTCGGCGATCATTCTGGCGATCGAGATCCCGCTCGGCATCGTCATCGCGCTCAACATGCCGAAGAGAGGCATCGGCGTGCCGATCTGCCTCGTTCTGATGGCGCTGCCGCTGCTCATTCCGTGGAACGTCGTCGGCACCATCTGGCAGGTCTTCGGCCGCGTCGACATCGGCCTGCTCGGGCGCACGCTCGCCTCGCTCGGCATCAACTATAATTACGTGCAGAATCCGCTCGACGCCTGGGTCACGCTGATCGTCATGGACGTCTGGCACTGGACGAGCCTCGTCGTGCTGCTCTGCTATGCCGGCCTCGTCTCGATCCCGGACGCCTACTACCAGGCCGCCAAGATCGACGGCGCCTCGCGCTGGTCGGTCTTCCGCTACATCCAGCTTCCGAAGATGAAGCGCGTGCTCCTGATCGCCTTCCTGCTGCGCTTCATGGACAGCTTCATGATCTATACGGAACCCTTCGTCGTGACCGGCGGCGGCCCGGGCAATTCGACGACCTTCCTGTCGATCGATCTCGTCAAGACGGCGATCGGCCAGTTCGACCTCGGTCCGGCCGCAGCCCTCTCGATCATCTACTTCCTCATCATCCTGCTCCTGTCGTGGATCTTCTACACGGTGATGACCACGAGCGACGCGCAAGGCTGA
- a CDS encoding LysR family transcriptional regulator codes for MIDKLEFFLALARERHFGRAAEECGVTQPTLSAAIRQLEEQLGVILVNRGSRFQALTPEGQRVLEWARRIVSDSRTMREEMRAARKGLSGHMRLAAVPTTLSMVPLITAPFQEKHPDVTFSVLSTTSLQILALLENLEIDAGLTYLENEPLGRVTSVPLQIEQYHLVTAAGTALSDRESVTWKEVSDIRLCLLTADMQNRRIINQHFAEAGTVPKPTLESNSMIVLFSHVRTGRWASIMPYNVAKSFGFHEDIRMIPIVDPDVRHTVGLVATYREPFTPLVSALLHEARILGERNQVQ; via the coding sequence ATGATCGACAAGCTGGAATTCTTTCTCGCACTGGCCCGCGAACGGCATTTCGGCCGGGCGGCGGAGGAGTGCGGGGTGACGCAGCCGACGCTTTCGGCAGCGATCCGGCAGCTCGAAGAACAGCTCGGCGTCATTCTGGTCAATCGCGGATCACGTTTCCAGGCGCTGACGCCCGAAGGGCAGCGGGTGCTGGAATGGGCACGGCGGATCGTCAGTGACAGCCGTACGATGCGCGAGGAGATGCGTGCGGCGCGAAAAGGTCTCTCGGGGCATATGCGCCTCGCCGCGGTGCCGACGACCCTCTCCATGGTGCCGCTGATCACTGCGCCCTTCCAGGAGAAGCATCCGGACGTCACCTTCTCGGTGCTTTCGACCACATCGCTGCAGATCCTCGCGCTCCTCGAAAACCTCGAGATCGATGCCGGTCTGACCTATCTGGAGAACGAGCCGCTCGGCCGGGTGACGAGCGTGCCCCTGCAGATCGAGCAATATCATCTGGTTACGGCCGCCGGTACGGCGCTTTCGGATCGCGAAAGCGTGACCTGGAAGGAAGTGAGCGACATTCGGCTTTGTCTATTGACGGCCGACATGCAGAACCGGCGCATCATCAATCAGCACTTTGCCGAGGCAGGCACGGTCCCGAAGCCGACCCTCGAATCGAATTCGATGATCGTGCTCTTCTCCCACGTCCGGACGGGCCGGTGGGCGAGCATCATGCCTTATAACGTTGCGAAATCATTCGGTTTTCACGAGGATATACGGATGATCCCGATCGTCGATCCGGACGTCCGCCATACGGTGGGCCTGGTCGCCACCTATCGTGAGCCGTTCACGCCGCTCGTCTCCGCGCTGTTGCACGAGGCCCGTATCCTCGGTGAGCGCAACCAGGTTCAATAG